Proteins encoded within one genomic window of Acidobacteriota bacterium:
- the fmt gene encoding methionyl-tRNA formyltransferase, whose product MRLVYFGTPLWAVPPLEALAASEHQVAGVVCNPDRPAGRRGSPVPCPVKARSRELGLAPILQPATLRPTAARRAILALEADVFVVVAYGRILPGRLIDAPPHGAVNLHFSLLPRHRGASPVQHAILRGDGETGVTTMKMDRGLDTGPILLQVSTPIGPEETTAELGSRLADIGARLLLETLDGLAAGRITPRSQDEDRATLAPLLDKNAGRFDWEESAEAIARRVRALGQWPKVRARGARGVLLLRRVRPADETPPKEALPGTVLGARGEAVAVVCGAGSVLWIQRLQPEGRREMDGAAALAGGYLASGGRLSVPAP is encoded by the coding sequence ATGAGACTGGTCTACTTCGGCACTCCCCTCTGGGCGGTTCCCCCCCTCGAGGCGCTGGCGGCCTCGGAACACCAGGTCGCGGGGGTGGTCTGCAACCCCGATCGCCCGGCGGGACGCCGCGGCAGTCCCGTGCCCTGCCCGGTCAAGGCCCGATCCCGGGAACTGGGGCTGGCCCCGATCCTGCAGCCCGCGACTCTGCGCCCCACCGCCGCGCGCCGGGCGATCCTCGCCCTGGAAGCCGACGTCTTCGTCGTGGTGGCCTACGGCCGCATTCTCCCGGGAAGGCTGATCGACGCTCCTCCCCACGGGGCGGTCAACCTCCACTTCTCCCTGCTGCCCCGGCACCGGGGAGCCAGTCCCGTCCAGCACGCCATTCTCCGCGGCGACGGGGAAACCGGCGTCACCACGATGAAGATGGATCGGGGCCTGGACACCGGGCCGATCCTGCTGCAGGTCTCCACTCCCATCGGCCCGGAGGAGACCACCGCCGAACTGGGCTCGCGACTGGCCGACATCGGTGCCCGCCTCCTGCTCGAGACTCTCGACGGCCTGGCCGCCGGCCGCATCACCCCGCGCAGCCAGGACGAGGACCGGGCGACTCTCGCCCCCCTGCTCGACAAGAACGCGGGCCGTTTCGACTGGGAGGAATCCGCCGAGGCCATCGCCCGTCGGGTGCGGGCCCTCGGCCAATGGCCCAAGGTGCGGGCCCGGGGGGCGCGGGGGGTGCTTCTGTTGCGCCGGGTGCGTCCGGCCGACGAGACGCCGCCGAAAGAAGCCCTGCCGGGTACCGTGCTCGGTGCCCGCGGGGAGGCGGTGGCGGTGGTCTGCGGCGCGGGCAGCGTGCTTTGGATCCAGCGCCTGCAGCCGGAGGGCCGGCGGGAGATGGACGGGGCGGCCGCCCTGGCCGGGGGGTACCTGGCTTCCGGGGGGCGACTGTCGGTGCCGGCCCCGTGA
- the bamD gene encoding outer membrane protein assembly factor BamD — protein MRERCFFLLLKPAVLILALVATGCHRGDKKLSDDNYRLFEEARQELADRNYQSAIRRLGDIGLIRPIESELDPQIKLLLADAYFFQSGVVNVVEAQSRYEQFLSFYPLHPRAAYARYQVGMCLYLQSEDPENDQEFTYRALRHFEAMTRDLPPDSPWRTAATVMVHKCQDKLAAHEWHVAQFYRRRGYPLGMIHRLQRLVDGYPNSRFREQAFFELAKGLEDRGDLEQARLNLDRLLAEYPTGKYRGQALALKDEIIARLAEGEEQSS, from the coding sequence GTGCGTGAACGCTGCTTTTTCCTTCTGCTCAAGCCGGCCGTGCTGATCCTGGCCCTGGTCGCCACCGGGTGCCACCGCGGCGACAAGAAGCTGAGCGACGACAACTACCGCCTGTTCGAGGAGGCCCGGCAGGAGCTTGCCGACCGCAACTACCAGAGCGCGATTCGACGCCTGGGGGACATCGGCCTGATCCGTCCCATCGAGTCGGAACTCGACCCGCAGATCAAGCTGCTGCTGGCCGATGCCTACTTCTTCCAGTCCGGTGTCGTCAACGTGGTCGAGGCCCAGAGTCGCTACGAGCAATTCCTCAGCTTCTACCCGCTCCATCCGCGGGCCGCCTACGCGCGCTACCAGGTGGGCATGTGCCTGTATCTCCAGTCGGAAGACCCGGAGAACGACCAGGAGTTCACCTACCGGGCCCTGCGCCACTTCGAGGCCATGACCCGCGACCTGCCCCCCGACAGCCCCTGGCGCACGGCCGCGACCGTGATGGTGCACAAGTGCCAGGACAAGCTGGCCGCCCACGAATGGCACGTGGCCCAATTCTACCGGCGGCGAGGATATCCCCTGGGAATGATCCATCGCCTGCAACGGCTGGTCGACGGCTACCCCAACTCCCGCTTTCGCGAGCAGGCGTTTTTCGAACTGGCCAAGGGACTCGAAGATCGCGGCGATCTCGAGCAAGCGCGTTTGAACCTCGACCGCCTGCTGGCGGAATACCCCACGGGAAAGTATCGCGGGCAGGCCCTGGCTCTGAAAGACGAAATCATCGCCCGCCTCGCCGAGGGCGAGGAGCAAAGCTCGTGA
- the fusA gene encoding elongation factor G, with translation MKVYDSAHIRNVALLGHGDAGKTSLTAALAFGAGATDSLGSVLEGTAVTDFDAEEIQRKVSMSVAVAFVEHGDCKINLIDAPGYTNFIGEAAAALRAADCAMLTVHAVHGIEVQTEKMFEDAESDARPLVFAVTQLDRENTDFATVVEALGERFGRQVMPIALPIGTGDSLEGVVCLVTGKALRPKSGGREVEIGDPPAEMADAVATAREQLIEMVAESDDELMNAFLEEGELSDEQFRRGLALAIGSRSLFPVFATAAPKMIGVHQILEALVGFAPSPADRPLPPVTDAEGAAVEVSVDSDGPLVAQVFKTYIDKFAGQISMLRLFSGRISADQGAWNADTETAERLSGLALPRGKEGTKVTQLMAGDIGFVTKLKATRTGNTLVADKGSVVKVAPIPFPEPVIAYAVHGEGKGDDEKIARSLAHLAEEDPTLRISRDPRTHELMLHGLGIDHVRTAMDKMEHRDGVKGILQKPKIPYLETITKAASGDYRHKKQSGGAGQFAEVHMRIEPLPRGGGFEYDSEIVGGAISRNFWPSIEKGVKQVMEEGVIAGYPLRDVKAVIFDGKEHPVDSKDIAFQIAGRQVFKACVMRAAPVVLEPVMKVVVTCPDENMGDILGDLSRRRGKVQGSDSQSGRSIVRALVPMAEMLEYSATLKSLTQDRGSFTMELASYEKVPAEIQQELMAAYKPQDSED, from the coding sequence ATGAAGGTCTACGATAGCGCGCACATCAGGAACGTTGCCCTGCTCGGTCACGGCGATGCCGGCAAGACCAGCCTCACAGCCGCTCTGGCCTTTGGCGCCGGCGCGACCGACAGCCTCGGCTCCGTGCTCGAGGGCACGGCCGTTACCGATTTCGACGCCGAGGAAATCCAACGCAAAGTCAGCATGTCGGTGGCCGTGGCTTTCGTCGAGCACGGTGATTGCAAGATCAACCTGATCGATGCCCCCGGTTACACCAATTTCATCGGCGAGGCGGCCGCGGCCCTGCGTGCGGCGGACTGCGCCATGCTCACCGTGCACGCGGTTCACGGCATCGAGGTGCAGACCGAGAAAATGTTCGAAGACGCCGAGAGCGATGCCCGGCCGCTGGTCTTCGCGGTGACCCAACTCGATCGGGAGAACACCGACTTCGCCACGGTGGTCGAAGCCCTGGGCGAGCGCTTCGGGCGGCAAGTGATGCCCATCGCCCTGCCCATCGGCACGGGAGACAGCCTCGAAGGCGTGGTCTGCCTCGTCACGGGCAAGGCCCTGCGGCCCAAGTCCGGCGGCCGCGAGGTGGAGATCGGCGATCCGCCGGCGGAGATGGCCGACGCGGTGGCGACCGCCCGCGAGCAGTTGATCGAGATGGTCGCCGAGAGTGACGACGAACTGATGAACGCCTTCCTCGAAGAGGGCGAGCTGAGCGACGAGCAGTTTCGCCGGGGACTGGCCCTGGCCATCGGCTCCCGCAGCCTCTTCCCCGTCTTCGCCACCGCCGCGCCGAAGATGATCGGCGTGCACCAGATCCTCGAAGCCCTGGTGGGCTTCGCGCCTTCTCCCGCCGACCGTCCCCTGCCGCCGGTCACCGACGCCGAGGGCGCGGCGGTGGAGGTGAGCGTCGATTCCGACGGCCCCCTGGTGGCCCAGGTCTTCAAGACCTACATCGACAAGTTCGCCGGCCAGATCAGCATGCTGCGGCTCTTTTCCGGCAGGATCAGTGCCGACCAGGGCGCGTGGAACGCCGACACCGAGACCGCCGAACGACTGTCGGGGTTGGCGCTTCCGCGGGGCAAGGAAGGAACCAAGGTCACCCAACTGATGGCCGGCGACATCGGCTTCGTGACCAAGCTCAAGGCGACCCGTACCGGAAACACCCTCGTCGCCGACAAGGGCAGCGTGGTCAAGGTGGCGCCGATCCCCTTCCCCGAGCCGGTCATCGCCTACGCGGTGCACGGAGAGGGCAAGGGCGACGATGAAAAAATCGCCCGCTCCCTGGCGCACCTGGCCGAGGAAGACCCCACCCTGCGCATCTCCCGCGACCCCCGCACCCACGAGCTGATGCTCCACGGACTGGGCATCGACCACGTGCGCACGGCGATGGACAAGATGGAACACCGGGACGGGGTCAAGGGGATCCTGCAGAAGCCGAAGATCCCCTACCTCGAGACGATCACCAAGGCCGCCTCCGGTGACTACCGGCACAAGAAGCAGTCCGGTGGTGCGGGACAGTTCGCCGAGGTGCACATGCGCATCGAGCCCCTGCCGCGGGGTGGCGGCTTCGAATACGACTCGGAGATCGTCGGCGGCGCGATCTCGCGGAATTTCTGGCCCTCCATCGAGAAGGGCGTCAAGCAGGTCATGGAAGAGGGTGTGATCGCCGGCTACCCGCTGCGGGACGTCAAGGCGGTGATCTTCGATGGCAAGGAGCACCCGGTGGATTCCAAGGACATCGCCTTTCAGATCGCCGGTCGCCAGGTCTTCAAGGCCTGCGTGATGCGTGCCGCGCCGGTGGTGCTCGAACCGGTGATGAAGGTGGTGGTGACCTGTCCCGACGAGAACATGGGTGACATCCTCGGCGACCTCTCCCGGCGCCGTGGCAAGGTGCAGGGCTCCGACAGCCAGTCCGGACGCAGCATCGTACGGGCCCTGGTGCCCATGGCGGAGATGCTGGAGTACTCGGCCACGCTCAAGTCGCTGACCCAGGACCGGGGTTCGTTCACCATGGAACTGGCCAGCTACGAGAAGGTGCCGGCCGAGATCCAGCAGGAACTGATGGCGGCCTACAAGCCCCAGGACAGCGAGGACTGA
- a CDS encoding PASTA domain-containing protein, whose product MPGEPHAQDPAAAREPVSRKGGKGARRGRRLLVRLLLAGLLLATTGGVLALSTWLTLSYSVRRPEVTLPELAGLDAVLAEQRLRSLGLVPEISGRRFDPQQPAGNVLDQFPPPGSRTKPGRPVRLIVSLGPERSEVPDLAGSSLRRAQLALRAAELRLENTASAYHPSIPLGRVIAQSPQAGSTGYPGDGVSLLVSAGPPPASVVMPSLTGWSVAAARRRLAAAGISRINGLRGEREAAAGDRVTDQVPPPGSRLDPSARVTLIAGPVVLAGGESR is encoded by the coding sequence ATGCCCGGTGAGCCACATGCCCAGGATCCGGCGGCCGCGCGGGAGCCGGTTTCCCGCAAGGGGGGGAAAGGTGCGCGACGCGGTCGCCGGCTCCTGGTGCGGCTGCTGCTCGCCGGCCTGCTCCTGGCGACCACGGGGGGGGTCCTCGCCCTCTCGACCTGGCTGACCCTCAGCTACAGCGTGCGCCGCCCGGAGGTCACCTTGCCGGAACTCGCCGGCCTCGACGCGGTGCTGGCCGAACAGCGGTTGCGCTCCCTGGGACTCGTGCCGGAAATCAGCGGCCGGCGTTTCGACCCCCAGCAGCCGGCGGGCAATGTTCTCGACCAGTTTCCGCCGCCGGGCTCCCGCACCAAGCCGGGGAGACCCGTCCGACTGATCGTCAGCCTGGGCCCCGAGCGTTCCGAGGTGCCGGATCTGGCCGGCAGCAGCCTGCGGCGGGCGCAACTGGCCCTGCGGGCGGCGGAACTCCGCCTGGAGAACACCGCCAGCGCCTACCACCCCAGCATTCCCCTGGGACGGGTGATCGCCCAGTCACCCCAGGCGGGCAGTACCGGTTATCCCGGCGACGGGGTCAGCCTGCTGGTCAGCGCCGGTCCGCCGCCCGCCAGCGTGGTGATGCCCTCCCTGACGGGATGGAGTGTCGCCGCGGCCCGCCGGCGCCTTGCGGCCGCCGGCATCTCGCGGATCAACGGCCTGCGCGGTGAGCGCGAGGCGGCGGCCGGTGACCGCGTCACCGACCAGGTGCCGCCTCCCGGCAGCCGGCTCGATCCCTCGGCCCGCGTGACCCTGATCGCGGGCCCGGTGGTTCTTGCCGGAGGAGAATCGCGATGA
- a CDS encoding thioesterase family protein, with protein MSDEITGFRVRYPEIDRMGIAHHSHYFVWFELGRTEWMRRRGMSYRQLEEREGVFFPLVEARSRFRAPARYDEELQVITRLDSLSRLRVRFDYRIVRPGDGRLLAEGMTAHVAADDRGRPRRLPPHLFDRLQRGDGAPSEDSRRA; from the coding sequence GTGAGTGACGAGATCACCGGCTTTCGAGTACGCTATCCCGAGATCGACCGCATGGGCATCGCCCATCATTCCCATTACTTCGTGTGGTTCGAACTGGGCCGCACGGAGTGGATGCGGCGCCGCGGCATGAGTTACCGGCAGCTCGAAGAGCGTGAGGGCGTGTTCTTCCCGCTGGTCGAGGCGCGTTCCCGTTTCCGCGCGCCGGCCCGCTACGACGAAGAACTGCAGGTGATCACCCGACTCGACTCCCTGTCACGGCTGAGAGTGCGTTTCGACTACCGGATCGTCCGTCCGGGGGACGGACGGCTGCTGGCGGAAGGTATGACCGCCCACGTGGCGGCGGATGACCGCGGCCGGCCGCGACGCTTGCCGCCCCATCTTTTCGATCGGTTGCAGCGGGGCGATGGGGCCCCCAGCGAGGATTCCCGACGTGCGTGA
- a CDS encoding FecR domain-containing protein, whose translation MGFASTGVGSTQEGLATMFEAHFPVSGFHPRRRLLVLLTVLTLSLGLPVPADEEPAFDGQVVVEPETPYVFARVRFVDDSLVVRRDAGYEEPLKFNDPVYEGDRVQSRDRQRGELQLPDGSLLRLDSNTSVQIYDLFDPTRRDTDRTVLGLEWGRLQADVPHPDGGENFRVDTPAASIYPLERSSVRIDIEPGEVTRVTVERGRVEVAGQGGSVIVRSGERTRVVAGRSPRRPWDVIIGLRDGFGQWVSRRDDVYRLRAVPGDEYAALPEPVRPYYGELSRNGEWEWTAEYGWVWNPDVDDDWAPYRDGYWSAGPYGPVWVGAEAWGWPVYRYGRWDWRVGFGWCWIPGGVFRVAHVDWYYGPSYVGWVPLGYYDLPVTISIGFTWGHPYFDHHPWIFAHYGDVYFYGHDHGYYGRYYDYGYFGGHRRPGSARLTRPDLGRGVVSRRALQPRAALTRRGAGVRAEVVAPRVYDQARHLARRRASGVRLADRAVRESRAGQRRAFRERERRPADPGGVRARLPRSGAERARDAAVGRVRPGGDPPAAGATPRRRVTPRTPGAAGPDRQREAARQGGAAVERKARDKRRAVTGRGAAEGSPPAAPGRRSAPATARPLPPDSRRGASRRAAPAPTAPRRHGDPEASRRGTSRRNPSSPATRGPAGRSSGEESVRRFFDRIGGRRESAPGALPQAPRAPSSRDGVRTPRPAPAPRKKAPGTSRSSGASRRSAPAAGRSRAEGGSSGKSATRSRGGASRSSRGGHASGSRGSSGRSSGSRKGVRRR comes from the coding sequence ATGGGTTTTGCTTCTACCGGGGTGGGATCCACCCAGGAAGGACTTGCGACCATGTTCGAGGCCCACTTTCCCGTGAGCGGCTTTCACCCCCGGCGGCGCCTGCTGGTGCTGCTGACCGTCCTGACCCTCTCGCTCGGCCTGCCCGTTCCGGCGGACGAAGAGCCGGCCTTCGACGGCCAGGTGGTGGTCGAACCCGAAACCCCCTACGTGTTCGCCCGCGTGCGCTTCGTGGACGACAGCCTGGTGGTGCGCCGGGATGCGGGCTACGAGGAACCCCTCAAGTTCAATGATCCGGTCTACGAGGGCGACCGCGTGCAGAGTCGAGACCGGCAGCGGGGCGAACTCCAACTCCCCGACGGTTCCCTCCTGCGCCTCGACTCCAACACCTCGGTGCAGATCTACGACCTTTTCGACCCCACGCGCAGGGACACCGATCGCACGGTGCTCGGCCTGGAATGGGGCCGCCTGCAAGCGGATGTCCCCCACCCCGACGGTGGCGAGAACTTCCGCGTCGACACACCCGCCGCGTCGATCTATCCCCTCGAGCGTTCCTCGGTGCGGATCGATATCGAGCCGGGAGAAGTGACCCGGGTCACCGTGGAGCGGGGGCGGGTGGAAGTCGCCGGGCAGGGCGGATCGGTGATCGTCCGTTCCGGAGAGCGGACGCGGGTGGTGGCGGGCCGCTCTCCACGGCGCCCCTGGGACGTGATCATCGGATTGCGGGATGGTTTCGGGCAGTGGGTCTCCCGCCGTGACGACGTCTATCGCCTGCGTGCCGTTCCGGGCGACGAATACGCGGCGCTGCCCGAGCCGGTGCGCCCCTACTACGGCGAGCTGTCACGCAACGGCGAGTGGGAATGGACCGCCGAGTACGGCTGGGTCTGGAATCCGGACGTGGACGACGATTGGGCGCCCTACCGCGATGGCTACTGGTCCGCGGGGCCCTACGGCCCGGTGTGGGTCGGCGCGGAGGCCTGGGGCTGGCCGGTCTATCGCTACGGCCGTTGGGATTGGCGCGTGGGTTTCGGCTGGTGCTGGATCCCCGGCGGGGTGTTCCGCGTCGCCCACGTGGACTGGTACTACGGGCCGAGCTACGTGGGCTGGGTCCCCCTGGGCTACTACGACCTGCCCGTGACGATCTCCATCGGCTTCACCTGGGGGCATCCTTACTTCGATCACCACCCCTGGATCTTCGCCCACTACGGCGACGTCTACTTCTACGGCCATGATCACGGCTACTACGGCCGCTACTACGACTACGGGTACTTCGGCGGGCACCGCCGGCCGGGCAGCGCCCGCCTGACCCGGCCCGACCTGGGCCGGGGCGTCGTCAGCCGCCGGGCCCTCCAGCCCCGCGCGGCGCTGACCCGGCGAGGCGCCGGGGTGCGAGCCGAGGTGGTCGCTCCCCGGGTCTACGACCAGGCTCGCCATCTGGCCCGCCGGCGGGCCTCCGGCGTGCGCCTGGCCGATCGCGCCGTGCGCGAGAGTCGCGCCGGCCAGCGCCGGGCCTTCCGGGAGCGGGAGCGTCGACCGGCCGACCCCGGTGGGGTTCGCGCCCGGCTTCCCCGCTCCGGCGCCGAGCGGGCGCGGGACGCGGCCGTGGGCCGTGTTCGGCCGGGCGGCGACCCGCCGGCCGCCGGTGCCACCCCTCGCCGCCGGGTGACGCCGCGGACGCCCGGCGCCGCCGGACCGGATCGTCAACGGGAAGCCGCGCGTCAGGGCGGTGCCGCCGTCGAGCGCAAGGCCCGCGACAAGCGGCGTGCGGTCACGGGAAGAGGCGCTGCCGAGGGTTCCCCCCCGGCCGCTCCCGGCCGGCGTTCGGCCCCCGCGACCGCCCGCCCGCTCCCCCCCGACTCCCGACGTGGCGCGAGTCGCCGGGCGGCCCCCGCTCCCACCGCTCCCCGCCGCCACGGGGATCCGGAGGCCTCCCGCCGCGGCACCTCCCGGCGGAACCCCTCCTCCCCAGCGACCCGCGGCCCCGCGGGCCGCTCCTCGGGCGAGGAGAGCGTCCGCCGCTTCTTCGACCGCATCGGCGGTCGCAGGGAAAGCGCCCCCGGCGCCCTCCCCCAGGCGCCCAGGGCTCCCTCCTCGCGGGACGGCGTCCGCACGCCGCGTCCGGCACCCGCCCCGCGCAAGAAGGCCCCCGGGACTTCCCGCTCTTCCGGCGCCTCCCGACGTTCGGCGCCGGCGGCCGGCCGGTCCCGGGCCGAGGGCGGGAGTTCCGGCAAGAGTGCGACCCGCTCCCGGGGCGGCGCGTCCAGGTCTTCGCGGGGCGGCCACGCCAGCGGCAGCCGGGGCTCTTCGGGCCGTTCTTCCGGGAGCCGGAAGGGCGTGCGGCGCCGCTGA
- the def gene encoding peptide deformylase: MAVRAIVVYPHPVLTTPTRPVEAVDEEVRTLVADMVDTMRAERGVGLAANQVGESRRLMVVDVSAGEDPEALTVLINPRLLKTSGRQSGDEGCLSFPGIFEVITRPAKAVIEGMTLDGETVQVEAEDFFARALLHELDHLDGVVFLQRMSPLKRRLVQRQIRRLRESGEWPETVLPEATEPAQG; this comes from the coding sequence ATGGCGGTGCGAGCGATCGTGGTCTATCCCCATCCCGTTCTGACGACCCCCACCCGCCCGGTGGAAGCCGTCGACGAGGAGGTGCGCACCCTGGTGGCCGACATGGTGGACACCATGCGGGCGGAACGGGGCGTGGGCCTGGCGGCCAACCAGGTCGGCGAGAGCCGCCGGCTGATGGTGGTCGACGTCAGTGCGGGAGAAGATCCGGAAGCGCTGACGGTACTGATCAATCCGCGGCTGCTGAAAACCTCCGGCCGCCAGAGCGGCGACGAGGGCTGCCTGTCGTTTCCCGGCATCTTCGAGGTGATCACCCGTCCGGCCAAGGCTGTCATCGAGGGTATGACCCTCGACGGCGAGACCGTCCAGGTCGAGGCCGAAGACTTCTTCGCCCGGGCCCTGCTCCACGAACTCGATCATCTCGACGGCGTGGTTTTCCTCCAGCGCATGTCGCCTCTCAAAAGGCGCCTGGTCCAGCGCCAGATCCGACGGCTGCGGGAGTCGGGGGAGTGGCCCGAGACCGTGCTGCCCGAAGCGACGGAGCCGGCGCAGGGCTGA
- the hslV gene encoding ATP-dependent protease subunit HslV, with the protein MNRRIRSTTILAVRTAEQVAVAGDGQVTLDRTIVKSGAQKVRPLGDGGVIAGFAGGAADAFTLFTRFEARLEEAGGRLERAAVELVREWRTDRMLRRLEAMLLVADTERTLLLSGTGDLIEPDGAVMAIGSGGSVALAAARALVEHTGLEAEAIARRALAIAGEIDIYTGGTITCEVLSRDEKGK; encoded by the coding sequence GTGAATCGCCGGATCCGTTCGACGACGATCCTCGCGGTGCGTACAGCGGAACAGGTGGCGGTGGCCGGCGACGGCCAGGTCACCCTGGACCGCACCATCGTCAAGAGCGGCGCGCAGAAGGTCCGGCCACTGGGCGACGGCGGGGTGATCGCCGGCTTCGCAGGGGGGGCGGCCGACGCCTTCACCCTCTTCACCCGTTTCGAGGCGCGCCTCGAGGAGGCGGGCGGGCGCCTGGAGCGGGCGGCGGTGGAACTCGTGCGGGAATGGCGTACCGATCGCATGCTGCGCCGCCTCGAGGCGATGCTCCTCGTCGCCGATACCGAGCGTACGCTGCTCCTTTCCGGCACGGGGGACCTGATCGAACCCGATGGCGCGGTGATGGCCATCGGCTCGGGCGGCAGCGTGGCCCTGGCCGCGGCGCGCGCCCTGGTGGAACATACCGGACTCGAGGCCGAGGCCATCGCCCGCCGGGCCCTGGCCATCGCGGGAGAGATCGACATCTACACCGGCGGCACCATCACTTGTGAAGTGCTGTCACGGGACGAGAAAGGGAAGTGA
- the rpe gene encoding ribulose-phosphate 3-epimerase — MIEICPSVLSANFLRLADEVEKVARAGADLLHVDVMDGHFVPNLTLGPPIVEALAGLGRLPLDVHLMIEDPDRWIETYAEAGARRLTVHQETCPHLHRTLGRIAQAGVEAGVALNPATPLGAIEEVLEMVDTVLVMSVNPGFSGQRFIEGAVGRVGTLAAMARRRETSLRIQVDGGVNADNIAALVGAGARSFVAGQAVFGADDPAAAVAALRAAGENAA; from the coding sequence ATGATCGAAATCTGTCCTTCGGTGCTTTCAGCGAACTTCCTCCGCCTGGCCGACGAGGTGGAAAAGGTCGCGCGGGCGGGGGCCGACCTGCTGCACGTGGACGTGATGGACGGACACTTCGTGCCCAACCTCACCCTCGGCCCGCCGATCGTCGAGGCTCTGGCCGGCCTGGGGCGTTTGCCGCTCGATGTGCACCTGATGATCGAAGATCCGGATCGCTGGATCGAAACCTACGCCGAGGCAGGTGCGCGCCGCCTGACGGTGCACCAGGAGACCTGTCCCCATCTCCACCGCACACTCGGCCGCATCGCCCAGGCGGGCGTCGAGGCGGGCGTGGCGCTCAACCCGGCCACACCCCTCGGAGCGATCGAGGAGGTCCTCGAGATGGTGGACACGGTGCTGGTGATGTCGGTCAATCCCGGCTTTTCCGGGCAACGCTTCATCGAAGGGGCTGTGGGGCGGGTCGGGACCCTGGCGGCGATGGCCCGCCGGCGGGAAACTTCGCTGCGGATCCAGGTGGACGGAGGCGTGAATGCCGACAACATCGCGGCCCTTGTAGGGGCCGGTGCGCGCAGTTTCGTTGCCGGACAGGCGGTCTTCGGCGCCGACGACCCCGCGGCGGCCGTCGCGGCACTGCGCGCGGCGGGGGAGAATGCGGCGTGA
- a CDS encoding transcription antitermination factor NusB encodes MTTGKDLPAGVRSRLLAAEILERVEKGAWAGRLLAARAGDLPDSRDRALLSRLVLDTLRWQGALDHCLAPFLKHPLERLAPRARALLRLGLCQARVLELPAAVAVSTAVDAARSGGAARAAGLVNAVLRRCCRSREAALDPRLCFPPWLLERWRRRWGAERVDALCAALNRPARPFVVPLKSAGGAAALAESLAEDGVDTVFSSLVPGGLEVGAGAPQLSTACRRGACVILDPSAALVARLAAAAPPGPTADLAAAPGGKASLLIDQRAGPLIALEPVASRLRNLAANLARRFPPEPYAVVRADALAPPLAEGSFALLLLDAPCSGTGTLRRHPDRRWRLSEGAIRRAAELQARLLDAAARLAAPGGVLLYAVCSIEAEEGVERIRAFLDRHPDFEALDPRPWLPEEARSLARRDPPRLEILPLDEGDGFQAALLRRR; translated from the coding sequence GTGACCACCGGCAAGGACCTGCCGGCGGGGGTGCGCAGCCGCCTCCTGGCGGCGGAGATTCTCGAGCGCGTGGAGAAGGGGGCCTGGGCCGGCCGTCTGCTGGCGGCCCGGGCCGGCGACCTGCCCGACAGCCGGGACCGGGCGCTGCTCTCCCGCCTGGTACTCGACACCCTGCGCTGGCAGGGCGCCCTCGACCACTGCCTGGCTCCTTTCCTCAAGCATCCTCTCGAGCGACTGGCTCCCCGCGCGCGGGCCTTGCTGCGGCTGGGGTTGTGCCAGGCGCGAGTCCTGGAGCTGCCGGCGGCGGTGGCCGTCAGTACCGCGGTGGACGCGGCCCGCAGCGGTGGGGCCGCACGGGCCGCAGGCCTGGTCAACGCGGTGCTGCGGCGCTGCTGCCGGTCGCGGGAGGCGGCTCTCGATCCTCGCCTGTGCTTCCCCCCGTGGTTGCTCGAACGCTGGCGGCGCCGCTGGGGCGCGGAGCGCGTGGACGCCCTGTGTGCGGCCCTCAATCGCCCGGCAAGGCCCTTCGTGGTCCCCCTGAAGTCCGCGGGAGGCGCCGCCGCCCTGGCGGAGAGCCTGGCGGAAGACGGAGTCGACACCGTTTTCTCCTCCCTCGTCCCCGGCGGACTGGAGGTGGGTGCCGGGGCTCCCCAGCTCAGCACGGCCTGCCGCCGGGGCGCGTGCGTGATCCTCGATCCATCCGCCGCGCTGGTGGCCCGCCTGGCGGCGGCGGCGCCTCCGGGCCCGACCGCCGATCTCGCCGCCGCACCGGGGGGCAAGGCCTCGTTGCTGATCGACCAGCGCGCCGGGCCCCTGATCGCCCTCGAGCCCGTGGCCAGCCGCCTGCGCAACCTGGCGGCCAACCTGGCCCGACGCTTCCCCCCCGAGCCATACGCCGTGGTCCGCGCCGACGCCCTGGCCCCGCCCCTGGCCGAAGGCTCCTTCGCCCTCCTCCTGCTCGACGCCCCCTGCAGCGGCACCGGCACCCTGCGCCGGCACCCGGATCGACGGTGGCGGCTGAGCGAGGGGGCGATCCGGCGGGCGGCGGAGTTGCAGGCCCGCCTGCTCGACGCGGCGGCCCGCCTGGCGGCCCCCGGGGGCGTGCTGCTCTACGCGGTGTGCAGCATCGAGGCCGAAGAGGGGGTCGAGCGGATTCGGGCCTTCCTCGATCGCCATCCCGACTTCGAGGCCCTCGACCCCCGCCCCTGGCTGCCCGAAGAGGCGAGATCCCTGGCCCGCCGGGATCCCCCCCGGCTCGAGATCCTCCCGCTGGACGAGGGCGACGGCTTCCAGGCGGCCCTCCTGCGCCGCCGCTGA